A stretch of Arachis hypogaea cultivar Tifrunner chromosome 15, arahy.Tifrunner.gnm2.J5K5, whole genome shotgun sequence DNA encodes these proteins:
- the LOC112747802 gene encoding bax inhibitor 1-like gives MDSFTSFFDSRSRRWNYDTLKNFRQISPVVQNHLKLVYITLCCAVVAAAVGAYLHVLWNIGGFLTSAGCMGTMIWLLSTPPSEEQKRVSLLLASALFQGASIGPLIDLAIEVDPSIIFTAFVATSLAFACFSGAALVARRREYLYLGGLASSGLSILLWLHFASSIFGGSLALFKFELYFGLLVFVGYIVVDTQEIVERAHSGDLDYVKHALTLFTDLAAIFVRILIILVKNSAERNEKKKKRRN, from the exons ATGGATTCGTTCACTTCGTTCTTCGATTCAAGAAGCCGCCGATGGAACTACGACACTCTCAAGAACTTCCGCCAAATCTCTCCCGTCGTTCAGAATCACCTCAAGCTG GTTTATATCACACTCTGTTGTGCCGTGGTTGCTGCGGCCGTTGGGGCTTACCTGCATGTTCTTTGGAACATTGGCGGTTTTCTTACGTCAGCTGGATGCATGGGAACCATGATCTGGTTGCTCTCAACTCCTCCATCTGAAGAG CAAAAGAGGGTCTCTTTGTTGTTGGCATCAGCCCTGTTTCAGGGAGCCTCCATTGGCCCGTTGATTGATTTGGCCATTGAAGTTGATCCAAG CATCATCTTTACTGCATTTGTGGCAACTTCTTTGGCCTTTGCATGTTTCTCGGGAGCAGCTTTGGTTGCAAGGCGCAGGGAGTATTTGTACCTTGGTGGCCTGGCTTCTTCTGGTTTGTccattcttctctggttgcacTTTGCGTCTTCTATCTTTGGAGGTTCATTAGCTCTCTTTAAGTTTGAG TTGTATTTCGGGCTTTTGGTGTTTGTCGGCTACATTGTGGTAGACACTCAAGAAATAGTTGAGAGAGCACACTCTGGCGATCTCGATTATGTGAAGCATGCTTTGACCTTGTTCACTGACTTAGCTGCCATCTTTGTCCGAATTCTCATTATCTTG GTGAAGAATTCAGCCGAGagaaatgagaagaagaagaagagaagaaactaA